Proteins from a genomic interval of Nocardioides jishulii:
- a CDS encoding S1C family serine protease — protein MSNEPNSPNDPSDPRDPSGRPVPPATFYGQGGSSDPSSPPGSASAQGGGPSSPPPPPPTAPEKKARQAGAGIAVASLVLGLLGGVGGAAAYDRWGDDDSTSSSRNTSKVVDQGRSSADDGTVEGVAARVLPSVVRIDVASEQAAGSGSGIILSSDGQILTNEHVVAGAGEGASLRVSFDDGTRADAKVLGTDPLTDTALIQAEGVTDLTPATIGKSSNLQVGQQVVAIGSPFGLDATVTSGIISALNRPVNVGTADNQGNSTTYPAIQTDAAINPGNSGGPLVDMTGSVVGINSSIRTASSGSGQESGSIGLGFAIPIDEILPIIDQMKEGEKPTHARLGIRVSDTEGTDSDTVGALVREVNQDAAAEAAGLKPGDVITKIDDKPIDGADALVATVRSFRPGDEVKVTFVRDGKERTVDLKLGSDADE, from the coding sequence ATGAGCAACGAGCCGAACTCTCCGAACGACCCGTCCGACCCGCGCGACCCCTCGGGCCGCCCCGTCCCGCCGGCCACGTTCTACGGCCAGGGTGGGTCCTCTGACCCGAGCTCTCCGCCGGGTTCGGCCTCTGCTCAGGGCGGGGGCCCCAGCTCCCCGCCGCCCCCGCCCCCGACCGCGCCGGAGAAGAAGGCGCGCCAGGCGGGTGCCGGCATCGCAGTCGCCTCGCTCGTGCTGGGCCTCCTCGGCGGCGTCGGCGGCGCGGCGGCGTACGACCGCTGGGGCGACGACGACTCCACCTCCTCCTCGAGGAACACCTCGAAGGTGGTCGACCAAGGCAGGTCCTCGGCCGACGACGGAACCGTGGAAGGCGTCGCCGCTCGCGTCCTGCCGTCCGTGGTGCGGATCGACGTCGCCTCCGAGCAGGCGGCGGGCTCCGGGTCGGGCATCATCCTCAGCTCCGACGGGCAGATCCTCACCAACGAGCACGTGGTCGCGGGCGCCGGCGAGGGCGCCAGCCTGCGCGTCTCCTTCGACGACGGCACCCGTGCCGACGCCAAGGTGCTCGGCACCGACCCCCTGACCGACACCGCGCTGATCCAGGCCGAGGGCGTCACCGACCTGACCCCGGCCACGATCGGCAAGTCCAGCAACCTGCAGGTGGGCCAGCAGGTCGTGGCCATCGGCTCCCCGTTCGGCCTGGACGCCACGGTCACCAGCGGCATCATCAGCGCGCTCAACCGCCCGGTCAACGTCGGCACCGCCGACAACCAGGGCAACTCCACGACCTACCCCGCGATCCAGACCGACGCGGCGATCAACCCCGGCAACAGCGGCGGACCGCTGGTCGACATGACCGGCAGCGTGGTCGGCATCAACTCCTCGATCCGCACGGCATCGTCGGGCTCGGGCCAGGAGAGCGGCTCCATCGGACTCGGCTTCGCGATCCCGATCGACGAGATCCTGCCGATCATCGACCAGATGAAGGAGGGCGAGAAGCCCACCCACGCACGCCTCGGCATCCGCGTGAGCGACACCGAAGGCACGGACTCCGACACGGTCGGCGCCCTGGTCCGCGAGGTCAACCAGGACGCTGCCGCCGAGGCCGCCGGGCTCAAGCCCGGAGACGTGATCACCAAGATCGACGACAAGCCCATCGACGGTGCCGACGCACTCGTGGCGACCGTGCGCAGCTTCCGGCCCGGCGACGAGGTGAAGGTGACCTTCGTGCGCGACGGCAAGGAGCGGACCGTCGACCTCAAGCTGGGCTCCGACGCTGACGAGTGA
- the rpsI gene encoding 30S ribosomal protein S9 — protein sequence MAETTENTQTEVEETFETNAEGVAYSSESAPSADAPLRAATIAPAAATGRRKEAVARVRIVPGTGVWTINGRTMDDYFPNKLHQQIANEPFVALELEGRFDVIARIHGGGIAGQAGALRLGVARSLNDVDLEANRPALKKAGLLTRDARVVERKKAGLKKARKASQFSKR from the coding sequence GTGGCTGAGACCACCGAGAACACCCAGACCGAGGTCGAGGAGACCTTCGAGACCAACGCCGAAGGCGTTGCCTACAGCTCCGAGTCCGCCCCGTCGGCCGACGCGCCGCTGCGTGCAGCGACCATCGCCCCCGCTGCGGCCACCGGCCGCCGCAAGGAGGCCGTCGCCCGCGTGCGCATCGTCCCCGGCACCGGCGTGTGGACCATCAACGGCCGCACGATGGACGACTACTTCCCCAACAAGCTCCACCAGCAGATCGCGAACGAGCCGTTCGTGGCCCTGGAGCTCGAGGGTCGCTTCGACGTCATCGCCCGCATCCACGGCGGCGGCATCGCCGGCCAGGCCGGCGCCCTGCGCCTCGGCGTGGCCCGCTCGCTCAACGACGTCGACCTCGAGGCGAACCGCCCGGCCCTGAAGAAGGCCGGACTGCTCACCCGCGACGCCCGCGTCGTCGAGCGCAAGAAGGCCGGACTCAAGAAGGCCCGCAAGGCCTCGCAGTTCAGCAAGCGCTGA
- a CDS encoding citrate synthase — MTDVAAKPTDSLTVRDNRTGQEYEIAITDNTIAAKDLGQIRANEDDPGLATYDPGFVNTASCRSAVTYIDGDKGILEYRGYPIEQLAEKSTFLEVAYLLIHGDLPTKEQYENWVHEITYHTFVHENVKEFVQGFRYDAHPMGMLMASVGALSTFYPEAVNIHDADNRHMQMVRMIAKMPTLGAWSFRHAQGKPFVYPDNDLSYTENFLSMLFKMSESKYVADPRIAKALDVLLILHADHEQNCSTNAVRSVGSSQVDPYSAVAAGVGALFGPLHGGANEAVLRMLRRIGSKENIPAFIEGVKNGDERLMGFGHRVYKNYDPRAKLIKKACDDVFEVVGVNPLLEIAQELEKIALEDEYFVKRRLYPNVDFYSGLIYEALQFPPEMFTVLFAIGRTPGWLAQWNELITDKEQKIARPKQIYTGDRGLEFVAAEERWA, encoded by the coding sequence GTGACAGACGTAGCGGCCAAGCCGACCGACTCCCTCACCGTCCGTGACAACCGGACCGGCCAGGAGTACGAGATCGCGATCACGGACAACACGATCGCCGCCAAGGACCTGGGCCAGATCCGGGCCAACGAGGACGACCCCGGCCTCGCGACGTACGACCCGGGGTTCGTGAACACCGCCTCGTGCCGCTCCGCGGTCACCTACATCGACGGTGACAAGGGGATCCTCGAGTACCGGGGCTACCCCATCGAGCAGCTGGCCGAGAAGTCGACCTTCCTCGAGGTCGCCTACCTGCTGATCCACGGTGACCTGCCCACCAAGGAGCAGTACGAGAACTGGGTGCACGAGATCACCTACCACACGTTCGTGCACGAGAACGTGAAGGAGTTCGTCCAGGGCTTCCGCTACGACGCGCACCCCATGGGGATGCTCATGGCGTCGGTGGGGGCCCTTTCGACGTTCTACCCCGAGGCCGTCAACATCCACGACGCCGACAACCGCCACATGCAGATGGTCCGCATGATCGCGAAGATGCCGACCCTCGGCGCGTGGTCGTTCCGCCACGCCCAGGGCAAGCCGTTCGTCTACCCCGACAACGACCTGAGCTACACCGAGAACTTCCTCTCGATGCTCTTCAAGATGTCGGAGTCGAAGTACGTGGCCGACCCCCGCATCGCCAAGGCGCTCGACGTGCTGCTCATCCTGCACGCCGACCACGAGCAGAACTGCTCGACCAACGCCGTGCGCTCCGTCGGTTCGTCGCAGGTCGACCCCTACTCGGCCGTCGCGGCCGGCGTGGGCGCCCTCTTCGGCCCGCTGCACGGTGGCGCCAACGAGGCCGTCCTGCGGATGCTCCGTCGCATCGGCTCGAAGGAGAACATCCCCGCCTTCATCGAGGGCGTGAAGAACGGCGACGAGCGCCTGATGGGCTTCGGCCACCGGGTCTACAAGAACTACGACCCGCGCGCCAAGCTGATCAAGAAGGCCTGTGACGACGTCTTCGAGGTGGTCGGCGTCAACCCGCTCCTCGAGATCGCCCAGGAGCTCGAGAAGATCGCGCTGGAGGACGAGTACTTCGTCAAGCGTCGCCTCTACCCCAACGTCGACTTCTACTCCGGCCTCATCTACGAGGCGCTGCAGTTCCCGCCGGAGATGTTCACCGTCCTCTTCGCGATCGGCCGCACCCCCGGCTGGCTCGCCCAGTGGAACGAGCTCATCACCGACAAGGAGCAGAAGATCGCTCGCCCGAAGCAGATCTACACCGGCGACCGCGGACTCGAGTTCGTGGCGGCCGAGGAGCGCTGGGCCTGA
- a CDS encoding FG-GAP repeat domain-containing protein, with protein sequence MPHRPVRPTAALVALALLASGTAALVAPAASTPSSGAAPDSFTRVDVDTAVSGAAFTVVGEVFPGEQNIITSGYGALAGGAPVGGGTVQVYRPGRDLWTWSRTTVVDADDQLVFPNRVTVADVNGDGLNDLIVPSGWFFEPDGPAKRPQGALTWWENRGLDTKGAPRAFVRHDVAPSQQASFHGVDLVDLDGDGIRDLVTTSEAGRAAHMQDDDTVTLQYLRGRADHSFESPRTLATGSGGSHPVVHDVDGDGRQDIVSAQYFGIANDELDKASFMWFERVGDSTGPLSEADFEKHTIATMGKAGHGFGIMPVPDLRAPGTTSWVGVNHQNRCFMEMIGRPGQFPAEAVMEFTPGDDVREPWAISVLSVPENPSADPMDCDDAFRDGAGTIHPSDEITSRPSPGQAGPGVFGHGDVDGDGDTDLLVSGDGDRRLFWIERVDASTTRLHTLTAPGEEFGQSGGAVVADLNGDGTNELVFSSFDKNTLALWTSRPGTPVTDPPAPRPKAATKTRATVKFAPRKRVATVRVKVTSRRADASRVDGRVRVRVMHGKKTVRTVLVKVSPRGVAVVKVPRKALRRKGVYRVVVRYTGSVTHKASRDTARFRVKRRA encoded by the coding sequence ATGCCCCACCGTCCCGTACGGCCCACCGCTGCGCTGGTCGCACTCGCCCTGCTCGCCTCGGGCACCGCGGCCCTGGTCGCGCCTGCCGCGTCCACCCCCTCCTCGGGTGCGGCGCCTGACTCGTTCACCAGAGTCGACGTCGACACCGCCGTGAGCGGCGCGGCGTTCACCGTGGTCGGCGAGGTCTTCCCGGGCGAGCAGAACATCATCACCTCGGGTTACGGCGCCCTTGCGGGCGGTGCCCCCGTCGGCGGCGGGACGGTCCAGGTCTACCGTCCCGGTCGCGACCTGTGGACGTGGTCCCGCACGACCGTGGTGGATGCCGACGACCAGCTCGTCTTCCCCAACCGGGTCACCGTCGCCGACGTCAACGGCGACGGGCTCAACGACCTGATCGTGCCGTCGGGGTGGTTCTTCGAGCCGGACGGCCCCGCCAAGCGTCCCCAGGGGGCACTCACCTGGTGGGAGAACCGCGGGTTGGACACCAAGGGTGCGCCCCGCGCCTTCGTCCGCCACGACGTGGCGCCGAGCCAGCAGGCCTCCTTCCACGGGGTCGACCTCGTCGACCTGGACGGCGACGGCATCCGCGACCTCGTCACCACGAGCGAGGCCGGACGCGCGGCCCACATGCAGGACGACGACACCGTGACGCTGCAGTACCTGCGCGGTCGCGCCGACCACAGCTTCGAGTCGCCCCGCACCCTGGCCACCGGTTCCGGAGGGAGCCACCCCGTGGTCCACGACGTCGACGGTGACGGACGCCAGGACATCGTCTCCGCGCAGTATTTCGGCATCGCGAACGACGAGCTCGACAAGGCGTCGTTCATGTGGTTCGAGCGGGTGGGCGACTCAACGGGGCCGCTCTCCGAGGCCGACTTCGAGAAGCACACGATCGCCACGATGGGCAAGGCCGGCCACGGCTTCGGGATCATGCCCGTGCCCGACCTCCGCGCACCCGGCACCACCTCATGGGTCGGCGTCAACCACCAGAACCGCTGCTTCATGGAGATGATCGGCCGCCCGGGTCAGTTCCCGGCCGAGGCCGTCATGGAGTTCACCCCTGGCGACGACGTCCGGGAGCCGTGGGCGATCAGCGTGCTGTCGGTGCCGGAGAATCCGTCCGCCGACCCGATGGACTGCGACGACGCCTTCCGCGACGGCGCGGGGACCATCCACCCCTCCGACGAGATCACCTCCCGACCCTCCCCCGGCCAAGCGGGACCTGGCGTCTTCGGCCACGGTGACGTCGACGGTGACGGAGACACCGACCTGCTGGTCTCGGGCGACGGCGACCGCCGCCTCTTCTGGATCGAGAGGGTGGACGCCTCGACGACGCGGCTCCACACGCTCACCGCCCCGGGCGAGGAGTTCGGCCAGTCGGGTGGGGCCGTGGTCGCGGACCTCAACGGCGACGGCACCAACGAGCTCGTCTTCAGCTCGTTCGACAAGAACACCCTCGCCCTGTGGACGTCCCGCCCCGGCACCCCCGTCACCGATCCGCCCGCACCGCGACCCAAGGCCGCCACCAAGACCCGCGCCACCGTGAAGTTCGCCCCACGCAAGCGCGTCGCCACCGTCCGGGTGAAGGTCACCTCCCGACGCGCCGACGCCTCGCGCGTCGACGGCCGGGTCCGGGTCCGGGTCATGCACGGGAAGAAGACCGTACGCACGGTGCTGGTGAAGGTCAGTCCCCGCGGCGTCGCCGTGGTGAAGGTGCCGCGCAAGGCGCTGCGGAGGAAGGGCGTCTACCGGGTCGTCGTGCGCTACACCGGGAGCGTCACCCACAAGGCGAGCCGCGACACCGCACGGTTCCGCGTGAAGCGGAGGGCGTGA
- the coaA gene encoding type I pantothenate kinase — protein MPAPEESSPYVELDRAAWASLAGQTGSPLSAEEIHRLRGLGDSLNLDEVEQVYLPLSRLLSMYVESAGQLHRKQEEFLHHSYPPRTPFVIGIAGSVAVGKSTTARVLQQMLAHWPEHPNVALVTTDGFLFPNAELERRGLLQRKGFPESYDRRALLKFVVDIKSGKDEVEAPTYSHLVYDVVPDEKVVVKRPDIVIVEGLNVLQPARVRDDGRTGLAVSDFFDFSVYVDAAVSDIREWYVDRFLHLRETAFRDPASYFSKYAQLSHDASVDEARRIWDTINGPNLEQNVLPTRSRATLVLRKDRDHSVRYVRLRKL, from the coding sequence GTGCCCGCGCCGGAAGAGTCCTCACCGTACGTCGAGCTCGACCGTGCGGCCTGGGCCTCGTTGGCCGGCCAGACCGGCTCGCCACTGAGCGCGGAGGAGATCCACCGGCTTCGCGGACTGGGCGACTCCCTCAACCTCGACGAGGTCGAGCAGGTCTACCTGCCGTTGTCGCGCCTGCTGTCGATGTACGTCGAGAGCGCCGGCCAGCTGCACCGCAAGCAGGAGGAGTTCCTCCACCACAGCTACCCGCCGCGCACGCCCTTCGTCATCGGCATCGCCGGCTCGGTGGCCGTCGGCAAGTCCACCACCGCCCGGGTGCTCCAGCAGATGCTCGCCCACTGGCCCGAGCACCCCAACGTCGCGCTGGTGACCACCGACGGCTTCCTCTTCCCCAACGCCGAGCTCGAGCGCCGCGGCCTGCTGCAGCGCAAGGGCTTTCCCGAGTCGTACGACCGTCGCGCGCTGCTCAAGTTCGTCGTCGACATCAAGTCTGGCAAGGACGAGGTCGAGGCCCCGACCTACTCGCACCTGGTCTACGACGTGGTGCCCGACGAGAAGGTCGTCGTCAAGCGGCCCGACATCGTGATCGTCGAAGGGTTGAACGTCCTCCAGCCGGCGCGCGTGCGCGACGACGGACGGACCGGCCTGGCGGTCAGCGACTTCTTCGACTTCTCCGTCTACGTCGACGCCGCGGTCTCCGACATCCGCGAGTGGTACGTCGACCGCTTCCTGCACCTGCGCGAGACCGCCTTCCGCGACCCGGCGTCCTACTTCTCCAAGTACGCGCAGCTGAGCCACGACGCCTCGGTCGACGAGGCGCGCCGGATCTGGGACACCATCAACGGACCCAACCTCGAGCAGAACGTGCTCCCCACCCGCAGCCGGGCCACGCTCGTCCTGCGCAAGGACCGGGACCACTCGGTGCGCTACGTGCGCCTGCGCAAGCTCTGA
- the rplM gene encoding 50S ribosomal protein L13, protein MRTYSPKPADVDRQWLVIDATDVVLGRLAVQTANLLRGKHKPTFAPHMDMGDFVIIVNADKVALSGNKKVTKLAYRHSGYPGGLTATPFGELLEKDARKAIEKAVWGMLPKNRLGRQMLKKLKVYAGPEHPHQAQQAKPFEISQVSQ, encoded by the coding sequence GTGCGCACGTACAGCCCGAAGCCCGCTGACGTCGACCGTCAGTGGCTCGTCATCGACGCCACCGACGTCGTTCTCGGACGCCTCGCCGTCCAGACCGCCAACCTCCTGCGTGGCAAGCACAAGCCCACGTTTGCTCCGCACATGGACATGGGTGACTTCGTCATCATCGTCAACGCGGACAAGGTCGCTCTTTCCGGTAACAAGAAGGTCACCAAGCTGGCCTACCGTCACTCCGGCTACCCGGGTGGTCTGACCGCCACGCCGTTCGGCGAGCTGCTGGAGAAGGACGCCCGCAAGGCCATTGAGAAGGCTGTGTGGGGCATGCTCCCCAAGAACCGCCTTGGCCGCCAGATGCTCAAGAAGCTCAAGGTCTACGCAGGCCCCGAGCACCCGCACCAGGCCCAGCAGGCCAAGCCGTTCGAGATCTCCCAGGTCTCCCAGTAA
- the glmM gene encoding phosphoglucosamine mutase, whose translation MARLFGTDGVRGLANGKLTAELALEVSVAAAHVLAARGEFEGHRPLAVVGRDTRISGQFLEAAVVAGLASAGVDVILLGVLPTPGVAHLAASLNADLGVVLSASHNAMPDNGIKFLARGGKKLDDAIEIAIEARLGQDWERPLGATVGRVTTHPTAVEEYVAHLVRTIEHPLAGTTIVVDCAEGAAHASAPKALTDAGATVIAIHADPDGTNINENCGSTHLSDLRAAVLEHGADVGFGLDGDADRCLAVDAEGTVVDGDQILAILALALKDQGRLAKNTVVATVMSNLGFVQAMKSHGVGVRQTKVGDRYVLEAMNISGYNLGGEQSGHVILSDHATTGDGTLTALHLVERMVTTGLSLKELASVMEKLPQVLINVPEVDKARADEDAVVAAAVAEEEALLGDRGRVLLRPSGTEPLVRVMVEAPSEAEAEAVAGRLASVVKQQLAL comes from the coding sequence ATGGCACGACTCTTCGGCACTGACGGCGTACGCGGCCTGGCCAACGGCAAGCTGACCGCGGAGCTTGCTCTCGAGGTCTCCGTGGCGGCAGCCCACGTGCTCGCCGCACGTGGCGAGTTCGAGGGGCACCGGCCACTGGCCGTGGTCGGCCGCGACACCCGCATCTCCGGACAGTTCCTCGAGGCGGCCGTCGTCGCGGGCCTCGCCTCGGCCGGCGTCGACGTGATCCTGCTCGGCGTGCTCCCCACGCCCGGAGTGGCCCACCTGGCCGCCAGCCTCAACGCCGACCTCGGCGTGGTCCTCTCCGCCTCCCACAACGCGATGCCCGACAACGGGATCAAGTTCCTGGCACGCGGTGGCAAGAAGCTGGACGACGCCATCGAGATCGCGATCGAGGCACGCCTCGGCCAGGACTGGGAGCGGCCGCTCGGCGCCACCGTGGGTCGGGTCACGACCCACCCCACCGCGGTCGAGGAGTACGTCGCGCACCTGGTCCGCACCATCGAGCACCCGCTCGCCGGAACGACCATCGTGGTCGACTGCGCCGAGGGCGCGGCCCACGCCTCCGCACCGAAGGCGCTGACCGACGCCGGCGCCACGGTCATCGCCATCCACGCCGACCCCGACGGCACCAACATCAACGAGAACTGCGGCTCGACCCACCTCAGCGACCTCCGGGCCGCGGTCCTGGAGCACGGCGCCGACGTGGGCTTCGGCCTCGACGGTGACGCCGACCGGTGCCTGGCCGTGGACGCCGAGGGCACCGTGGTCGACGGCGACCAGATCCTCGCGATCCTGGCGCTGGCCCTCAAGGACCAGGGCAGGCTCGCCAAGAACACGGTCGTGGCGACCGTCATGAGCAACCTCGGCTTCGTCCAGGCGATGAAGTCGCACGGCGTCGGTGTGCGTCAGACCAAGGTCGGTGACCGCTACGTCCTCGAGGCCATGAACATCTCCGGCTACAACCTCGGCGGCGAGCAGTCCGGCCACGTCATCCTGAGCGACCACGCCACCACCGGCGACGGCACCCTGACCGCCCTGCACCTCGTGGAGCGGATGGTCACCACCGGCCTCTCGCTCAAGGAGCTGGCGTCGGTGATGGAGAAGCTGCCCCAGGTCCTGATCAACGTCCCCGAGGTCGACAAGGCGCGGGCCGACGAGGACGCCGTGGTCGCTGCCGCGGTCGCTGAGGAGGAGGCGCTCCTGGGGGACCGTGGGCGCGTCCTGCTGCGCCCCTCGGGCACCGAGCCGCTCGTACGCGTGATGGTCGAGGCCCCGTCCGAGGCCGAGGCCGAGGCCGTGGCGGGTCGCCTGGCGTCCGTCGTCAAGCAGCAGCTGGCGCTCTGA
- a CDS encoding SDR family oxidoreductase, whose amino-acid sequence MRGLAGKVAIVTGASRGIGLGIAERLVAEGAKVVVTARKPDALAEAVERLGGPAHALGVAGNAGDAAHRDEVVARALETFGSIDLLVNNTGINPTYGPLVEVDLDVARKILDTNTVAALGWVQAVHAAWMAEHGGAVVNVSSVAGLKPAPGISMYGASKATLISLTESLAVELGPRVRVNGVAPAVVKTRFASALYEGREEEVAAAYPLKRLGEPEDIGAVVAFLLSEDAGWLTGQTLTVDGGLTLTGGV is encoded by the coding sequence GTGCGCGGACTCGCAGGCAAGGTCGCGATCGTCACCGGAGCCAGTCGTGGCATCGGCCTGGGCATCGCCGAGCGGCTCGTGGCCGAGGGGGCGAAGGTGGTCGTCACCGCCCGCAAGCCCGACGCGCTGGCCGAGGCGGTGGAGAGGCTCGGCGGCCCCGCGCACGCGCTCGGCGTGGCTGGCAACGCGGGAGACGCGGCCCACCGCGACGAGGTGGTCGCCCGCGCCCTGGAGACCTTCGGCAGCATCGACCTGCTGGTCAACAACACCGGCATCAACCCGACGTACGGGCCACTCGTCGAGGTCGACCTCGACGTCGCCCGCAAGATCCTCGACACCAACACCGTGGCCGCCCTCGGCTGGGTGCAGGCCGTGCACGCCGCCTGGATGGCCGAGCACGGGGGCGCAGTCGTCAACGTCTCCTCCGTCGCCGGGCTCAAGCCCGCCCCCGGGATCTCGATGTACGGCGCCAGCAAGGCCACGCTGATCAGCCTCACCGAGTCGCTCGCCGTCGAGCTGGGGCCGCGGGTCCGGGTCAACGGCGTGGCCCCTGCCGTCGTCAAGACCCGCTTCGCCAGTGCCCTGTACGAAGGACGCGAGGAGGAGGTCGCGGCTGCCTACCCGCTCAAGCGGCTCGGTGAGCCGGAGGACATCGGAGCCGTCGTGGCCTTCCTGCTCTCCGAGGACGCCGGGTGGCTGACCGGCCAGACGCTCACCGTCGACGGCGGACTGACGTTGACCGGCGGCGTCTGA
- a CDS encoding SDR family NAD(P)-dependent oxidoreductase: protein MADAQASSLRGVGAVVTGGGHGIGAALARRLAHEGARVVINDLDPEAAWRVAHEVGGTAVPGNCASESGVRSLLTQATQALGRVDLFMANAGLDHVSGEPVDWLETSDAAWATIHEVNVMAHVRAARALVPEWLETGGGRFVVTASAAGLLTMLGAAPYSVSKHAAVGFAEWLSATYGHRGITVQAICPQGVQTRMLQEAGPLKDLLSADSALTPDEVAQAWVDSLADDRFLVLPHPEVADYYRARAGDTDRWLAGMRRLQAGLDALGGAPARTPAEEAR from the coding sequence ATGGCCGACGCCCAAGCCAGCTCCCTGCGTGGCGTGGGTGCCGTCGTCACGGGTGGAGGACACGGGATCGGCGCCGCGCTGGCCCGGCGTCTGGCGCACGAGGGCGCGCGCGTCGTGATCAACGACCTGGACCCCGAGGCGGCGTGGCGAGTCGCCCACGAGGTCGGAGGCACCGCCGTGCCGGGCAACTGCGCGAGCGAGTCGGGCGTACGCAGCCTGCTCACGCAGGCGACGCAGGCACTGGGCCGCGTCGACCTCTTCATGGCCAACGCCGGCCTCGACCACGTCAGCGGCGAGCCGGTCGACTGGCTGGAGACCAGCGACGCCGCCTGGGCGACCATCCACGAGGTCAACGTGATGGCCCACGTGCGCGCCGCGCGAGCACTGGTGCCCGAGTGGCTGGAGACCGGCGGGGGACGGTTCGTCGTGACAGCCTCAGCCGCAGGGTTGCTGACGATGCTGGGAGCAGCGCCCTACTCCGTGAGCAAGCACGCGGCCGTGGGCTTCGCGGAGTGGCTCTCCGCCACCTACGGGCACCGCGGCATCACCGTCCAGGCGATCTGCCCCCAGGGCGTGCAGACCCGGATGCTCCAGGAGGCCGGACCACTCAAGGACCTGCTCTCCGCCGACTCCGCGCTCACCCCCGACGAGGTCGCCCAGGCCTGGGTCGACTCCCTGGCCGACGACCGCTTCCTCGTCCTCCCCCACCCCGAGGTGGCCGACTACTACCGCGCCCGGGCCGGCGACACCGATCGGTGGCTGGCCGGCATGAGGCGCCTCCAGGCCGGTCTCGACGCGCTGGGTGGAGCGCCCGCCCGGACCCCCGCCGAGGAGGCACGATGA
- a CDS encoding TetR family transcriptional regulator, with protein MDDDVNGPGLTGARLRLFEAAVASFATKGFHGTTTRDIAAAAGMSPAALYVHHRSKEELLHLISTRGHAEALSVCEQAVAMPGTPTEQLERLVVDFARFHALNPTVARIVNYELASLAPAHHAEVMAMRHAMDVVVREVVARGVAEGFFDATSPTMTAAAILSLGIDIARWYDPEGGWTPDDVAEHYRVLALRMVGADQRPVAG; from the coding sequence ATGGACGACGACGTCAACGGACCCGGACTGACCGGCGCCCGCCTGCGGCTCTTCGAGGCTGCCGTGGCGTCGTTCGCGACGAAGGGCTTCCACGGCACCACGACCCGCGACATCGCCGCTGCGGCGGGGATGAGCCCCGCGGCTCTCTACGTGCACCACCGCTCCAAGGAGGAGCTGCTCCACCTCATCTCCACTCGTGGGCACGCTGAGGCGCTGAGCGTCTGCGAGCAGGCGGTGGCCATGCCCGGCACGCCGACCGAGCAGCTGGAGCGGCTCGTGGTCGACTTCGCCAGGTTCCACGCCCTCAACCCGACCGTGGCCCGCATCGTCAACTACGAGCTCGCCTCCCTGGCGCCGGCGCACCACGCCGAGGTGATGGCGATGCGCCACGCGATGGACGTGGTCGTGCGCGAGGTCGTCGCGCGAGGTGTCGCGGAAGGGTTCTTCGACGCGACGTCACCGACGATGACGGCCGCGGCCATCCTGTCGCTCGGCATCGACATCGCTCGTTGGTACGACCCGGAGGGGGGATGGACCCCGGACGACGTCGCCGAGCACTACCGGGTCCTGGCGCTGCGCATGGTGGGTGCCGACCAGCGGCCGGTCGCCGGATGA